A part of Jatrophihabitans sp. genomic DNA contains:
- a CDS encoding arginine repressor yields the protein MARTARRERVAATGHQHDLPSRAVRHARILRLLSERPVRSQSELAALLAADGVPVTQATLSRDLDELGAVKLRTPDGGQPVYVVPQDGAPLAARQAHDAPPQRLARLLGELLVSAEASANMVVLRTPPGASNFLASALDRAGLPAVLGTIAGDDTILVVSRDPLGGPALAAQLLELSNSN from the coding sequence ATGGCGCGCACCGCACGACGGGAGCGGGTGGCGGCTACCGGGCACCAGCATGACCTGCCCAGCCGGGCGGTGCGGCATGCGCGGATCCTGAGACTGTTGTCGGAGCGGCCGGTTCGCTCGCAGAGTGAGCTCGCCGCACTGCTCGCCGCAGACGGCGTGCCGGTCACTCAGGCGACTCTGAGCCGGGACCTCGACGAGCTCGGGGCAGTGAAGCTTCGCACCCCTGACGGTGGCCAACCGGTGTACGTGGTGCCGCAGGACGGCGCGCCGCTGGCGGCTCGCCAGGCGCATGACGCGCCGCCGCAGCGATTGGCGCGGTTGCTCGGTGAGCTGTTGGTCTCGGCAGAGGCCAGTGCCAACATGGTGGTGCTGCGCACGCCGCCGGGCGCTTCGAACTTCCTCGCCAGCGCGCTGGACCGGGCCGGCCTGCCCGCCGTGCTGGGCACCATCGCCGGCGACGACACGATCCTGGTGGTCAGCCGGGACCCTCTCGGCGGACCGGCGTTGGCCGCGCAGCTGCTCGAACTTTCTAATTCCAATTAA
- the argF gene encoding ornithine carbamoyltransferase codes for MTRHFLRDDDLSPDELIEVLDLADELKADRFSRRPLAGPRAVAVIFDKPSTRTRVSFSVGIAELGGYPLIIESVDSQLGRGEPIEDTARVLDRQVACIVWRTFEQARLSALAAASAVPVVNGLTDDFHPCQILADLQTIRQHKGVLAGLTVSYVGDASNNMGNSYLLGSAAAGIHIRIGGPAGHLPDPVVADRARAIAAGTGGSVTITSDPVAAVEGADVLITDTWVSMGQEREPRSDDALRPFAVTSRTLDHAATGAIVLHCLPAYRGKEITAEVIDGPRSVVWDEAENRLHTQKALLTWLLEKS; via the coding sequence ATGACCCGGCATTTTCTACGCGATGACGACCTGAGTCCCGACGAGCTGATCGAGGTGCTCGATCTGGCAGACGAGCTGAAGGCCGACCGGTTCTCCCGCCGTCCGCTGGCCGGTCCACGGGCGGTGGCGGTCATCTTCGACAAGCCTTCGACCCGGACGCGGGTCTCTTTCAGCGTCGGCATCGCCGAGCTCGGCGGCTACCCGCTGATCATCGAGTCCGTGGACAGCCAGCTCGGCCGCGGTGAGCCGATCGAAGACACCGCGCGGGTGCTGGACCGGCAGGTGGCCTGCATCGTGTGGCGGACCTTCGAGCAGGCCAGGTTGAGCGCGCTGGCGGCCGCCAGCGCGGTGCCGGTCGTCAACGGCCTGACCGACGACTTCCATCCGTGCCAGATCCTGGCCGACCTGCAGACCATCCGGCAGCACAAGGGAGTACTGGCCGGGTTGACGGTGAGCTACGTGGGGGATGCCTCCAACAACATGGGAAATTCCTACCTCCTGGGCAGCGCCGCGGCCGGCATTCACATCCGCATCGGCGGCCCGGCTGGCCACCTGCCTGATCCGGTGGTCGCCGATCGGGCCCGAGCGATCGCGGCCGGAACCGGCGGCTCGGTGACGATCACGTCGGATCCGGTGGCCGCCGTCGAGGGCGCCGATGTGTTGATCACCGACACCTGGGTGTCGATGGGGCAGGAGCGTGAGCCCCGCTCCGATGACGCGCTGCGGCCGTTCGCGGTCACCTCGCGAACCCTTGACCATGCCGCGACCGGCGCGATCGTGCTGCACTGCCTGCCTGCCTACCGAGGCAAGGAGATCACGGCCGAGGTCATCGACGGACCGCGGAGCGTGGTGTGGGACGAGGCGGAGAACCGGTTGCACACCCAGAAGGCTCTGCTCACCTGGCTGTTGGAAAAGTCCTGA
- a CDS encoding argininosuccinate synthase, with amino-acid sequence MTKRVVLAYSGGLDTSVAIGWIAAETGAEVICVAADVGQGGEDMEDIRQRALDCGAVESVVLDLKTEFAEEYCLPALRANALYLERYPLVSALSRPVIAKHLALAANQYGADTVAHGCTGKGNDQVRFEVGIGAIAPDLKVIAPVRDSGMTRDKAIQFAEDRGLPIDQSKRSPYSVDQNFWGRAVETGFLEDPWQAPIEDVYSYTADPALSREPDEVLISFENGVPTAVDGRSVTVLEAILELNKRAGAQGVGRLDMVEDRLVGIKSREVYEAPGAIALITAHQELEDLTVERDLRRFKFSVEQRWTELVYDGLWFSPLRQALDEFVEASQQYVTGDIRLRLHGGRAVPTGRRGAGSLYDFNLATYDTGDTFDQTLAKGFVQLWGLPSRIAARRQQRLGK; translated from the coding sequence ATGACCAAGCGGGTAGTGCTCGCCTATTCCGGCGGTCTGGACACCTCGGTGGCCATCGGCTGGATCGCCGCCGAAACCGGCGCCGAGGTGATCTGCGTGGCCGCCGATGTCGGTCAGGGCGGCGAGGACATGGAGGACATCCGCCAGCGGGCGCTCGATTGCGGCGCCGTGGAGTCGGTGGTGCTCGATCTCAAGACCGAGTTCGCCGAGGAGTACTGCCTGCCGGCGCTGCGGGCCAACGCCCTGTACCTGGAGCGTTATCCGTTGGTTTCGGCGCTGTCACGGCCGGTGATCGCCAAGCACCTGGCGCTGGCTGCCAACCAGTACGGCGCGGACACCGTCGCCCACGGTTGCACCGGCAAGGGCAATGACCAGGTCCGGTTCGAGGTCGGCATCGGCGCGATCGCCCCTGATCTGAAGGTGATCGCGCCGGTCCGCGACAGCGGCATGACCCGGGACAAGGCGATCCAGTTCGCCGAGGACCGGGGATTGCCGATCGACCAGTCCAAGCGCTCGCCGTACTCGGTCGACCAGAACTTCTGGGGACGCGCCGTGGAGACCGGTTTCCTGGAGGATCCGTGGCAGGCGCCGATCGAGGACGTCTACTCCTACACCGCCGACCCGGCTCTGAGCCGGGAGCCGGATGAGGTGCTGATCAGTTTCGAGAACGGCGTTCCCACCGCGGTCGACGGCCGGTCGGTCACCGTGCTGGAGGCGATCCTGGAGTTGAACAAGCGGGCCGGCGCTCAGGGCGTGGGCCGGCTGGACATGGTCGAGGACCGCCTCGTCGGCATCAAGAGTCGCGAGGTGTACGAGGCTCCGGGCGCCATCGCCCTGATCACGGCTCATCAGGAGCTGGAGGATCTGACGGTCGAGCGGGATCTGCGGCGGTTCAAGTTCTCGGTGGAGCAGCGCTGGACGGAGCTGGTGTACGACGGGCTGTGGTTCTCGCCGCTGCGGCAGGCACTGGACGAGTTCGTCGAGGCCTCCCAGCAGTACGTCACCGGTGACATCCGGTTGCGGCTGCACGGTGGCCGGGCGGTGCCGACCGGGCGGCGCGGGGCGGGCTCGCTGTACGACTTCAATCTGGCCACCTACGACACCGGCGACACCTTCGACCAGACCCTGGCCAAAGGCTTTGTCCAGCTCTGGGGCCTACCCAGCCGGATCGCGGCGCGGCGGCAGCAGCGACTGGGCAAGTGA